The DNA region agaacctgtcggggaaaattgtgttttaacatctgggttgtctcaccctttaatGAGACTAGcatagtcaccttttaaaacctgatTGAGTAAAAGGTTGAAATCTTGGTAAACGCAATGCCACAATGTTGTTCTCTTCTGTCTGTAGTAGTATCTGTGACAAGCATTAAAACATGGATAGATCACTCAAATCTAGTGTGTGGGAAAAGTAGTCACAACAAACAAGTGAGAAGCCATCATAAAAGGTTTATTTTCTGTTGGCACACAACTTCACTCAAAGGGCACCACAGAATCTGGTACATTTGTTAGTGCACAACATACACTTACAATTTTATCAAGATAAGTGACATCATTTTCTGACTCTATGTCTGTGAAAGTTATTGGCACAGTGCTTTGTAAGATAGTATATTTCTGACGAAGTACTCCTATGACTCTTTCAATGTGAATTCTTAAGGAGGCTAGGGATCTTGTATTCTCTATGTCAACAGGATCTAACTGTGCTTTCCCACGAGTAAATGCTGGGATTTTTAATTCAGCCAGACATCTTTCAATAGCCTCTTTCACCAGAAAGCCCCTGTCTGCCAAAACAATATCCCCTGGGAGAATATTAGGTAAAAAATTACTGTGTTCTGTAATGAATTTATCACTGGTGCGACCTCCCCATCCATTAGAGATGAAAGAAATTGAACCTTGAGGGCAAATGGCAATTAAATATTTCATGGTGTGATGTGATTTGTATTTTGAGTAACACTGTGCACTGGGTCGCAATCTACTTGGTTTCTCTAAAAATATTTCAAAACAATCTATGATACAAACAGTCTTCTCGTAGCCACCATTTCTAAATACATATGGAAGAGATGTTCTTAAAGATTCTCTATCAGGCCACACCACTAGACTTGGCACCAGTCTACAATAAATCAAATTAACACAGTGTTTGAAGTGTCTAGAGGCAGTAGTTGGATCGATGGCAAAATAAAAAGCTAAAAAGTCAAAAGTCAAGTTCATCCGCAGCTTCATCAAAGTCAACATATATTGTTGAAAACATGTTATTGATGCTCTAAGTTTGAGAAATGGAGTCAAACATTGAAAGATGGTCATAAGACATGTATAGGTTGCTAACCCAGTGAGGGTATTCACCTTTTTATCATCATTTTGCAAACTAAGCTCTGTCAGGGTCTTTCTATTTATTTTGTCCCTTAACAACATATTTTCAGTCCTTAGAGCTTGGCATTCTAGCTCAAGAGACTGGATGTGCTTACTACAGGTTTCAGAGGTGCAAGGTGGTGTTGCTGGATCAGGCTGGACAGGATCTTCATCACCCGAGTCTTCCAAAGGATCTGTGATGGGGGGCTCTATGACTTGGTTTTCTGTGATGGAGGGCTCTGTGGTTTGGTCTTCTGTTGCTGCATTGTTTTGGGGACAATCAATTGATGCCCTGATGAAACACAGAACCAGCAAATCATGCATAAAATACTAATGACAATGACATGTTTACACGTTTACTGTTTGACATGTTTCATGGAAGCAAATCATATGTTATTCCTTCATTAAATTACTGGTGTGGCGCTTTTCTTTATAACCACATCATGGCAGCAACATGTAAATAATCAATCAGACGGGGGCTTGATTTAACAACTACCCACCTTACCCACCTTACACGGATGGCTTCTGCAGTTAGCTTTGCCTGCTCTATTTTCGATATTTTCGCCTTCTGCCTCCTGTTGAACACCTCCAGTCTAGCTGtccgtctcctcttctctggAGACGGAAGATAGCCAAAAATCGATGGCACAAAGTCTGGACTTAAAGGGTTATCACTCTTTCTCCCTACAAAATAAAAAGGAATGTCAACACGGGGTTGCTGCTAACTAGCTAGGCTGCGCCTGAACCTTGTTTAAGTGTAAAAAAAGGACGTCACGGTGTCCACTAATTATAATAATTGGGTGCTGTGATTCaggtatacatatacatatgtaaatataaatattaaaatTAAACTTCCAGAAATGTTTTGTAACATTGGTCACCCACCTGATATGAAGTGTTCGCTGCACAAACGAAATCCTACGGCAGGCGGGTCCCACCTTTCAGTCTTCTTCTGATGGCTCCTGGCTCTTTTGATAGCACTTATCCACTTTTCCCTCCTCGCAGCATCTTTTGGGATGCGATAAAATGATAGAGCTAATCCTCCTTTCTTCTTGCCCCGTCTGTTTTGACAACCTGGAGCACAACAATTGTCTACCATCCTGTCAAGTGTCAATGTCAAGTCCGTCCTCCTTCACCGTGGCAGCCAGTCAGTGTCTGCCAATCTACTGACGCGATTACTGCCAAAATGGCTACGCCCATCATTTTTCGGCACGCGACCAGCAACTATGACGACGGGCGCAGGAACTCAATAGACAGATCATCATAACAATGACAAAATAAAAGCCTCCtttctgcaaaaaaacaaaacaaaggaactTTAGCCGCAGCACTCCAGAGACACACTAATGCCCCGTGTAcgtcgaaggcgaactaagcgacctgcgcgggcTAGGCTATGTTATTGTAGGATTCTCGCTGATAGCCTTACAGTCTCGACCTAAATGACTAAGCTAGTTGAAGTGACATTGCAGGCTTAAAATCCCCGGGAGCATTGACCGACTCATTCAACAAAGCTGACTTGCTCTACTAGCGCGGGAgtggacatgacatgacatgacatgacatgacggcGTATACGGCTACTGTGTCTCACATTTCGTCTGGTTTACCAGGCTTACCTGCGTGGGTCTTGTCGCCGCGTAGCTTCATTCTCCATGCGCAGAAGCAGCTGTCGCTGTCAGCTGTCCAGGCGGAAGAGTAGCCCTTAGGCGTCTTTTATAGAGTTGTTGTCCGTCAACTCTTTCCCAATGATGGACACACACTTCCACATTTTATTAAACTCACAAGATATATCACAAGGTTGAAGCCACAAGCTATGTGCGCTATGGTCATGTAGGTGATGTAGGCGTAATGTGCATAATATGCATTGCAGAGCGGTGGCCTAGAATGCAAGCTGTTGTGTGACAGAATGGcagagtaggcctatactacTAGGCCTGCATTGGTCGACAGGGTAAattctaggcctatattttttacaCTTGAAACCCTGTTGTCAAATAGTTTTTtgtgaaacacattttttttgtgagtgaaagCTGGATGCTGCTGTTCAGATCATGTCCGTACAGTTTTATTACTGTGATGAGATGAAACAGCTGGAAACTTCACATAGCTGgatggggtcagctctatgttcccacagcccaatggtcccagcgcttattcctgctgctccatgttcccacattttaaagaaaatattcaaatataggccttatgttctacaactccatgttccaacatttctgagtaaactaagagaatgtAAACTAAGGTCCATTTGTTACTTTTTTTACTCTTTAGagctttaaaaatgtaaatataggcctaatgtagaTTATATGAACATGCCTAGTATAATGTTTGAGTATAATGTATGTCACACACAAACTGATTGTAAAACACCCCATGTTATGGCTAGTACTACACCACAGGCATGGCCGTAACcagctaccattgaggacacagaggtcatgtcctcggttttcttcagaaatgtgaaatatatctatgatgaaaatcgatctatgatcaacaatgataaattcagtctgtttacaccacccccatttaatCTCAAGAcattgattaatgaaaacaaactggagagtttgactgaagaatttgaagcattctaaatatacagtatgtacagcacgtagtatttgaaaatgtctcattaCGGTCCTGTTCACAGGCAATGAAAAGTATTGACAACCAATCCCAACTGACATGTTTAACTTTTTTGGAGGCTAGCTCCCACATATTGCcctaacaaagaaaaaaaacagattttagCTCACTCTTTATACTTTCAAATAGCCATATTCATGTCAGCTCATAGTGCAATGACTGAGATGAAAAACATTACTCTTCTAAAAAAATTCATTTTCATGTGAAAAGCATATTAGGTTGTCTTAACCTTAAGGTAATAATGATTTTCCTTAGTTATCAATGTCCTGTAACACTAATTACAAACATTTCTGTGTCGACTGTTTTGATCAGGGAACAGAGACTGAGATatgatgcgtgtgtgtattgtgacacTTGTGACAACCATAACTTGTGACAACTAACCCCGTTCTCCCCTATTtcccccttaaagggacactgtgtgagctttttagttgtttatttccagaattcatgctgcccattcactaatgttacctttttcatgaatacttcatgaataccaccatcaaattctaagtattcattatgactggaaaaattgcacttttcatacatgaaaagggggatcttctccatggcccgccattttgaatttttagctgcagaaaggactgtacttggaccatactagaaaatatttgtttaatacttagtaaactttcatgtaaagatcaaatttggcaataggcagcccaatttcaataaacagcatagttgcaataccttttttgaccatttcctgcagtgtccctttaacgtatTATTAACTCTTTATGTATTTCCTCAGATGGTTAAACTGGCCATTCTGCCTGGCAAAATGGATCTGATTCCTGTAGCCAAGCCTACTATCTTTGGAGTCTTGCCTGAACTCTAATGTTTAGGTCTCCCCACAAAGGGGCTGAATATGATACTGAGGTCAGGAGAGTGAGGTGGCCACTCCAGAAGAACCTTCACTTCATTTTCCTGCAGTCAATGGGCGCGTTTATGTGATGtttcaattccgaattaataattctgaattaaatagttctgttgagtttactttgatctttcatttaattaattttcaaagcggaattaagccttattcagaattaaagtgagtcaaTTCTGAGTTAaatcaatgtctcatgtaaatgatAGGTCAACGTGGCCTTCTGAATTGTATTattgtctttcatttttttacCAAACGAAAGTCAACTCAGCCAGACGgaacagaacagaaagaaaggaagaagaaatctGATGGTCTGTCTGCTGCTGCACTGGGCATTCAATCAGAAATCAACCTGTCTCTATAAACGGCTCTtccgcaaacagacagacagtgacatcTAGTGGTCGCAATGGGACCCTGCAGTGCCCAACACAGGGCTCCTGACAGAGCAAATACACTGCTTCCTCTCTGAGTCAGGAAGTATAGTATTCAGAGAAGGTCAAGTAAAAGAACGGTATctaccattgactcccattatagccccgttggcgaacgcagccaagtgaaagatgaaAAGGAGCCTATTGTGCTAAATGGCgtagcagggatttgtgacggttcagttctctggtttgtaaagatgtgtgcacattctgtacctcatcatggaagttgtattagaagtgaagttaaagggacagtttggtcaatttcaacatgcagttgaaatgcttacactaccctggacttgtcagtacctaagATTTTTTGTTCTtctccttcagccttttccgagatcctggtcattgtaatgggggcagcgctttgtttacataaaaaaaaaacatttttatttattcccaaaaacatctgtAATTCCCTCTCAAGTCGAAAATGACGAAACCAAGTTGCTCTTAAAGTTACGGGCTTTAATGACAAAAGCTTCAGTGATGCCACGGATGCCGTGAGAACTCATTGGCCGCTTTCCCTTGAGAGACAATTAGGTAATCTTCTTTCGTCCTTTATGCACTATGCACTTTATTCAGTCTTCTTTTTATCATCGCTGGTCTTAGGCAGAGGAAACCGCGAGGTGTCTGCCTGCTAGTAGCTTGGTCCAGAATCTTCTAATCAACAGGTAGCATCTCTCAAAAGTAACACCCCGTCAACCCGCGGCTGCAAACTTTGGTTCCCCCCTTAATTAAGATATGTTCCCCCATATCAGAACAAACAATATACATGAAATATATGAAAGTATGCTTTTAATATTAAACCTTTATTACtagaaatgtatatatttattaattcaatatttttaacataatatttattaatctattatttatttatttattctgacttcgatggcagctacaacatccaaaaggttataaaacatcagcagacaactagcaaacagcagtaccttttgggaaaatatttggagttggcctatgtttcattttttaaaaatgtaaacaaacgctgcccccattagaattgctcatatctcagaaagggctgagccgaaaaatgtgcaatcaccaggtactgacaagtcaagggtagcgtgagcaatacaactgcatgttgaaattgaccaaactgtccctttaaaggttccTTGTATGACTTTGTTCTTCCAAAaacttgttagttttgtcctgcaacatgctagcattcggctaatacctgctggctgaggaatcacTGTGACTATTTATGACCAGAGCTGACGACAGACGTAGGCTCTGATTGATCCTCGCAGAGACACCTACGGTCACagacctcaaaaccccccaccaccgtccaacaagttaattgaaggtgcccaaattctttaGGATGAGCactgtcatttcctttaccccctTTACACTTTTTCCacccaccaccttaaatgcaataaataacaggtgtccgcaacaatccaaacacaacttaaacacatcgacatctgaagtcagacttaaaactacaaaacaaatggcgaagTGCCGTAAAGTTGATTGTCACGTGTtgtgtcattgctatagtttaaATAAGGGCCATTTTCAAGAATCTAACACATCTTCACAAGatatgcaaacgtgtcggcaaatgctttcacttactcctatctatcgaacgcgacttcattattcccagggaaaaaattacacgggcagatacaattattagaagcatacagccccattgggacccattcattatttacttggctgcgagaacatagctgcagtgccactcctggccaccagcctGTGATCCTTCTCATAAGTTAGACATTCTCTAGTATGAGGAAATAAGAGCCATTAAAGGAAAAGTCCAccttatttcaggaaattgctcatatgtagttaagccctGATAAAATCTACGTAGGATACATAGGATTTTTTtctgcattgcctagtttaacagtatagccatattaGGCCTAGGTAGGCTTATAACAATGGAGgtctatggtaccaaataaaacatcatcagatGTACATAGAAAACACCTGAAAATGAATTAAAAGTTCAACAGAATGCAAAACAGCTAATTagttcggtccagtgatcacttgacGGTATAGGctacacactgagaagaaaattatggtagagtagagtaactttattgaatAAAAACATTTCTGTCAGGTCCATTACAATCAAGAATCACAAAACAAGAATTTCTGGatgcaatttctttatttatgaactacactgtattccccaacatgttccacgaactctaaacttttgtggaaacttattcccgttaaagttttagttttgtgaccaaatgttttatgtaaatactacatacatgcatgcatatgcaggacacaaaatctttcagaagatgatcaaaaactttgaaatgactgaaaagattgaaaacagcagcccaagtcaagtatgtactccaaactctaaaatgcagagaaacaatggtttacacaaaagagttgagttgaaaactaaaacgtttgtgtgagtcttacataaaatcagacatgttatgtgaaaacaaatgttatgagaaaaaataaaatcttgaatgtcttagtagctgctactcaaagatctaacatgctccattgacataaatatttcgagaatggtgcaaaaatcaatgcaattagtactaagcagacagttaaattttttaagtaaacaagcacagcattgtttagctatattggctctaagtttttgattccaaaattaaaagttttatgttttcccattttagagccccaaaaaaatcttggttggtttattgattggttggtttatactaatgcactaggctaccacccctctgtttaaaccaaatataacatgagctttaattccacaaacatgaacaatgctttatatcaagtttttttttttttttgttccatgtggttgacaaacaaaaacagtagacaataacacaacaatcatacaatacacaacaatctaaatctaaatctaaaatttagaccaccACACaatcaacagtcaatatattacaaaagaatcaacctcaacacattaggcaatttagtcatttatttgttgtccatttctgaatcttttattaggagttggtggctgaaggagatccatatagcctaacttacaataacatttctcccaaaatagtgtcagacttcacaacacagtcagttgtttatcctttggagtgttgagtagagctgatggatcatagagttctggtggtcccatatcggctgcctgtggagcataaataggcctaatacgtttaaggctttcatgaggacttgttggattaggcccctacagcatgattgctacactggtttatacagaagttcaatgtgcaatatgtcatcatgaaaatgcaacgcatcacttgcaaatacactgcagatgtatgatacaagaaaaagatttgtatgaaaggcctacacagtgctagcctaactagcagtagctaacattctaagctaagttgctaacaaaacatacacccagtgtagcatcaagagcacctaatgtcacacacagcaacatagtaaactactacacatacacaccaatacacttttatgggtcttttcttaccttgaagtgaggttgatagacacatttttccatgccaagttgtcagttgtggtttgatggtcacatggtgttgagtaaatctatcccccattgacagattcaccatttttagagaagtttgtattttatgttacattttaataaaatagggtttctatggttctgacatggatgggttcttctttacacaaagcagaagctggtaaacaattaaaaaaacaactaaaacaaccaaaaaagtgagtgacccagccttaggattcgaactctcaacctcaagataaggacatgccaatatggctatatgcagaggactatcccctacaccactcaactgcaggttttgtattggtagaaagttagccctgtttgttagaaagtattggacttactcataattaacagtcaaatgtgtttcacacatactttccacttcaaattcgaccaactgacatcataccaaaacaataatgtttgaatgtgatttttttttttttttttttactaacatcctgtgctgggaatcgaacttgaaaccatcatgttttgaggccaactgcttaactgttagtccatgactgcccaagcacaacacgctgacatccatagtctcatatctcagataggcctactgtatagttccaattgacatgatttaaagaatttgtaactttcacagtttcgagagaaataaacaataaatatctacttgagtgttttttattggtaatacaggattcaaacctgcaatcctctgatcttgtggccattcccctatccagaccacagcaactcaaacattgtcttgctttaccgaagcctttttcttttgtaatttcgctcaaaactaaatgtgaaaaatattgcgaattaaagctggagtcatgggtctggtggccatctgaacattttcataccatgttctcggaagtaggtaaggttatctccatgttggggattgaacttgcagcCTTTGAAGTTGAAGACcggctgtttaaccactactccatggtcgcctcagctgttgtcacgacatctaaccactcatatgccagatagagttccaattaacaaactcaaagacattgtgttaggatgtcagttgtacttaaaaacacaatgccaaccagagttaatttattggtacctgaaaacctgttgagaacacctaaaatgtgtatgtcatctggacatttttgctatattgagtactacagcgtacacttttctagttcatagtactgttggggaatacagtgtagatGGTATGGCTTTGTTCAGATGAGTCCCCTGGTTTTCCTTCAGCGCCAAGGAAAACAGAGATTTAGTATTtgggaatgctcacccaatttaagattaggagaACAAATAAACAGAGAAGACAACATGtggaatggggaggtggtgggttgcgAAGTACACGATTTTGGGACAAATCAGAGAACTTTTAAAAGGCTCCTAATTTTGGCCTATGAGGAGCGAGGAGTGTTGTTCAGGCTGATCTAGACCGCCTGTTCATCATGTCTTTTCATTTGGAAATATGTGTATTTCTATATGAAGATGCAATGACCACTGTACTACTTCATATGTTGTAAATCAGGTACGTACGGTATgtatgtaaggcaaggcaagtttatttatatagcgcatttcatacacaggtgcaactcaatgtgcttcacaaagttaacaaatgtaaatgaaaggaaacagggaagaaagaaggaaatgaattagagtcaaaaaaacatttaaaacattaagataaaacataaggtaaaaataataataaaataaaacataaataaacataaaaccttgaaaaacataaaaataaaaataataataataaaaaagaatgatatgtaatttaagctaggggaaagcatctgagaacagctttgtcttgagtctagatttaaagctatcaatagtgggtgcattttttacgtcatctggaagctggttccaaagctttgaagcatagaagctaaaggctgcctctccacactttgttttgacttttggaatcaccagcaaattcttctccgttgaccttagtgacctggtcggtgcatacagctgaaacatatccagtagatatgtgggtcccattccatttaatgatttaaacacaagtagcattgccttaaaatcaattctgtagcttactgtagCTACCATTCATGAAGTAGGCTATGACATGAAATAGAGACATGGGAAGGACAGATATGACCCAACAAAGAGAGACACAAGAAAACCAAAACCTTTAGCAATTTAAACTGGTGTTTACTGTTGTTGCGTGACTGGCTACTTTTCGGTAATGTActctacttgacgccggtgtcataggcatttcattacagtgtcataacagtatcAGTGAAATCTCACTTGATGAAATcacttacatgcactcacacac from Engraulis encrasicolus isolate BLACKSEA-1 chromosome 5, IST_EnEncr_1.0, whole genome shotgun sequence includes:
- the LOC134448324 gene encoding uncharacterized protein LOC134448324, with protein sequence MLLRDKINRKTLTELSLQNDDKKVNTLTGLATYTCLMTIFQCLTPFLKLRASITCFQQYMLTLMKLRMNLTFDFLAFYFAIDPTTASRHFKHCVNLIYCRLVPSLVVWPDRESLRTSLPYVFRNGGYEKTVCIIDCFEIFLEKPSRLRPSAQCYSKYKSHHTMKYLIAICPQGSISFISNGWGGRTSDKFITEHSNFLPNILPGDIVLADRGFLVKEAIERCLAELKIPAFTRGKAQLDPVDIENTRSLASLRIHIERVIGVLRQKYTILQSTVPITFTDIESENDVTYLDKIVSVCCALTNVPDSVVPFE